The following are from one region of the Penaeus vannamei isolate JL-2024 chromosome 28, ASM4276789v1, whole genome shotgun sequence genome:
- the LOC113817017 gene encoding uncharacterized protein codes for MATTPCRVPLCMRLALLGLATASVSLGAQEDLTLHGQDGSVIVALVSGLNRLSDALEEHHEKCLKKGALTPVTEEHLDNLRERVRRQWAELGDLERNFGALTSKMSQMLRKRVPYARQELKGCVPPFYEVGGGCYWLHKRPGLGWDDARRRCQRAEADLATPGNMLVLRDYLRKQQNPSWSNVWVGGRVTAWGNWRWLNNSAIVMNERTWYPVSRSFRADCVALAVNQDFLMTGVECDKDLYFLCEKKL; via the exons ATGGCGACAACTCCCTGCCGTGTCCCGCTCTGCATGCGCCTGGCTCTGCTGGGCCTGGCGACCGCCTCGGTCTCGCTCGGCGCCCAGGAGGACCTGACCTTGCACGGCCAGGACGGCTCCGTGATCGTGGCGCTTGTTTCGGGGCTCAACCGGCTCTCCGATGCCCTGGAGGAGCACCACGAAAAATGCCTCAAGAAGGGAGCGCTCACGCCGGTCACGGAGGAGCACTTGGACAATCTCCGCGAGCGCGTGAGGCGGCAGTGGGCGGAGCTCGGTGACCTCGAGCGGAACTTTGGCGCCTTGACCTCCAAGATGAGCCAGATGCTGAGGAAGCGCGTGCCTTACGCCAGGCAGGAACTCAAAG GCTGTGTCCCGCCCTTCTACGAGGTCGGCGGAGGATGCTACTGGCTCCACAAGCGCCCAGGTTTGGGCTGGGACGACGCTCGGCGGCGCTGCCAGAGGGCGGAGGCGGACCTGGCGACGCCCGGCAACATGCTCGTCCTCAGAGATTACCTCCGGAAGCAGCAGAACCCAA GCTGGTCCAACGTGTGGGTGGGCGGCCGCGTGACGGCGTGGGGCAACTGGCGCTGGCTCAACAACTCGGCCATCGTCATGAACGAGCGCACGTGGTACCCCGTCAGCCGCTCCTTCCGCGCCGACTGCGTGGCCCTCGCCGTCAACCAGGACTTCCTCATGACCGGCGTCGAATGCGACAAGGACCTGTACTTCCTCTGCGAAAAGAAGCTGTGA